The genomic region GCAATCCCGGACCACGGGCTTTCCCGGATCGTATCCGGCACAGACGCCCGCGGCCTCGACGACGATCCTGCCGGACACCGTCGCATCGGTCGCCTGCATGCGAACCGTGCCCGTCAGTTCCCGCCGGGCTCTTCTCTCTTCCCGCATCGACTTGAGCGCGCGGACGCGGCCCTCGTTGCGCGTGCCGCGGGCTTTGATCCCCTTGCGGATCCAGGCCTCTTCCTCGGAGAGCCGCTTGTCGAATTTCGACCACTGGACACTCTCGGCCTCGAGGGCGGCCGCGCGCCGCTCGAGGAACGTGTCGTAGCCGCATCCCCAGTCGAAAAGACGCCCCCGGTCGAGCTCGACGATCCGCGTCGCCACCCTGCGCAGGAACGTCCGGTCGTGTGTGACGAACAAAAGCGTCGGGCCGCCGCGCAGAAGGAACTCCTCGAGACGGGCGATCGCCTCGATGTCGAGGTGGTTGGTGGGCTCGTCGAGCACCAGGAGGTCGGAGCCGTGGCACAGCGCCCGAGCGATCAGGACTCGCCTCCGGACGCCTCCCGAAAGTACATCGAAGTCCGCATCGGGATCGAGATCCAGCCGCGAGATCGCCTTGTCGGCTTCCTGCTGGATGGACCACCCCCCGCAGGCGCCGAGCGCGTCCTGGACGCGCGAAAGCTCCCGCATCCAGCGGTCGTCGTGCCGGCCGGGAGGAAGCGTTGCGATCCGATGGTGTTCCGCGAGCAGGCGGGACAGTTCCCCGTTTCCCCCGCAAACGATGTCGTAGACCGTGCCGGACAGGCCGGGCGGGGCCTCTTGCGGCACGAGTGCGACCTTGAGCCCCTGCTGTCGGACGACCTCTCCGCCATCCGGCGGGAGATCTCCGTTGACCAACTTGAGAAGCGTCGATTTCCCGGTGCCGTTGCGCCCGATGAGGCACACGCGTTCCCCCGGCTCGATCCGGAAATCGACCTGCTCGAGCAGCGGCGGTCCGCCAAAAGCCACGCTGATGCCGCGCATGTTCAAAAGTGCCATGGATGCTCCTCGATCGGTTAATTTTTCATTTTCCATCGCCCAGGCCGATTTCGCAACTCGACGTCGAAAGGAATAATGTGCGGTATTCTGCATCGCGTGACCCGAACAGGACTATAATTAATCTGCCGGAATTGGAGATGCGAGATGGCCAGAATCGCGATCGTCGTCGTTTGCCTGTTCCTGCTGGCGCTGCCGGTGGCCGGAGCCGGGGATCCCGGCGACAACGAGATCCGGGCGAGCGGGTTCGTTTGCCGCACCATCTCGGTTCGCTCGGTCGCGGTCGTCACCCCGTTGACCGGCGTCTTCATCCCGGGGGCGCAGATCCGGTTCTTCGACGACACAGGGAACGTGTGCGGCACCGGGACGGTTCGTAGCGCCTATTCGGACCTGGCCTACGTCGCCGTCGATAACGTCTCGGTCGAGGCGCTCAAGAAAGGCTTCATCGCATCCGCCGGCAGCGGCGACAATGAAGCAAAGATGCTCTGCGGGTACTCGATGAACCTGCCCATGGTGATCGAGAAGGGGAAGGAGGGGGGGCACACCGTTCCCCCCAACGTCGTGCGGATCAAGTACCACGACGACTCGACCAAGCCGGTCTGGTTCCGGCATTTCAAGCACGACATGGAGTGCCGGACCTGCCACCACCGGGTGCTCGACGCGAAGTGCGATTCGTGTCACCCGATCGCCCGGCGGACCGGTAATCCCGAAAAGTGCCTCCGGGAGATTTGCACGGGCTGCCACAAGGAGCATGAGGACAAGACTTCCGAGTGCGGGTGGTGCCACAAGGACAAGCCCCCCTCTTCGAAGAACGGCAAGAACGGGGGGAAGTAGCCTTCCTGCCCGAAGTCAGTCGTTCTTCTTCAGCCGCTCAAGGAAGAAGGCGGCGCGCTCGCGAAGCGCCGGATCGGGGTCTTCGAGAAGCTTTTCGAGCGGCGAGAGTTCTTTGGGCGCGTTGTTCTGGAT from Candidatus Deferrimicrobiaceae bacterium harbors:
- a CDS encoding ATP-binding cassette domain-containing protein; the protein is MALLNMRGISVAFGGPPLLEQVDFRIEPGERVCLIGRNGTGKSTLLKLVNGDLPPDGGEVVRQQGLKVALVPQEAPPGLSGTVYDIVCGGNGELSRLLAEHHRIATLPPGRHDDRWMRELSRVQDALGACGGWSIQQEADKAISRLDLDPDADFDVLSGGVRRRVLIARALCHGSDLLVLDEPTNHLDIEAIARLEEFLLRGGPTLLFVTHDRTFLRRVATRIVELDRGRLFDWGCGYDTFLERRAAALEAESVQWSKFDKRLSEEEAWIRKGIKARGTRNEGRVRALKSMREERRARRELTGTVRMQATDATVSGRIVVEAAGVCAGYDPGKPVVRDCSITIMRGDRVGIIGPNGSGKTTLIRTLIGDLAPLSGHVRLGTKLEIAWSDQLREQLDEDKSVADNLGDGNDTVTVGGRTRHIIGYLGDFLFPPDRARSPVRMLSGGERNRLQLAKLFTKPFNLLVLDEPTNDLDIETLDLLEELLLDYSGTLLLVSHDRAFLDNVVTSTLVIAADGTVSEFIGGYEDWVAQRPKPTAAPGEAAAPLSDRERPRRDATRKLNYREQRELKGLPGQIVEAEVKIAALEAERDALHAEMADPDFYRDDASLVVGARSRLETLEGKIAEAYAMWEALEEKRSALSAIDARMP